From a single Sinomonas atrocyanea genomic region:
- a CDS encoding phosphoribosyltransferase domain-containing protein, with protein MTDTAEVTPLDRDVTPPEREWPGTVVRDRLGIILTTAPGSLLPVDALVGLAVRRNPKRAQLLVSRVLAKHVPTPPAVALGAARLLGAAVARELGLGPAGGAAPGPPLEEAARALLARLAGDAPSDAQPLRLPAPPAGGEQIATLGYAETATGLGHAVAEHLGSYYLHSTRLSTPVRPFGGFEEEHSHATGHTLVPGDPTRLARAATVVLVDDELSTGRTVLNTVRELHAAWRPRTTHDAGPSGAAPPRRRYVVATLVDLRGAEDRAEFERLAGELGCGLTVVALGEGSVSLPADVLARAAHWLAESPGPDLARPRADLTRPQGHLAHPWGDLGAVRSARFGVDTAGPHGVRLADLAAPAARAAAAALAGKGLPRTARVLVLGAEEHLALPLAVADALTADFPGTLFSSTTRSPVHVHDEPGYAVRSALTFSSHDHALDGAPGTGRRHAYNVVTAGERFDAIVYVPEPGTAPEDLSMAGLPGTGAHGEPSVTEALARAAGTVVVLHLGAEPAYPEPLRGGTHPGAFGSYPPEDVGWLLKDLSGARLEAPAHEREAAIQSGRASYAESLPQEYEPSPEYQALFREALAASGARIAQAVADVTEQVLALRGREPVLVSLARAGTPVGVLMRRWAAHAHGLDVPHYTMSIVRGLGIDANALRWLLTRHRPEQIMFVDGWTGKGAITRELAAALEDFANSDGVRLSPELAVLADPGQCVRVSGTRDDFLIPSACLNSTVSGLVSRTVFNRALIGPHETHGAKFYRELAPRDVSNEFVDAVAARFPDIRPGLPGPLTAPTWAGWAAVERIAAEQGLGPLRSAVNLVKPGVGETTRVLLRRVPWKVLARPELLATDDAGRLLCGDLAHVLLLAAQRGCRWSRQRGCRTAAWGSSTRASRPARRAPTGRRWPMSRTVVACDLDRTLIYSARALHLEGPDRDAPRLVVSEVYENAPLSYMTRAAEDLLHELLGRAVLVPVTTRTQAQFARVQLPATPYAITTNGGVLLHGGTPDGAWSARVRGAVARGSAPIGEVLARVCENAPPWVDRVRTAEDLFAYAIVDRAALPAGWLADLSGWCAGRGWVVSLQGRKLYCVPSAVTKESAVAEVMERVGASGLVAAGDSLLDRGLLELADLPLRPRHGELEDAGYTRPGLRVTESAGVLAGEEILRAALEAATVPSGPQAAGAEASLAHSSAMRR; from the coding sequence ATGACGGACACCGCCGAGGTCACCCCCCTGGACCGCGACGTCACCCCGCCGGAGCGCGAGTGGCCCGGGACCGTGGTCCGCGACCGGCTCGGGATCATCCTGACGACGGCGCCCGGCAGCCTCCTGCCCGTCGACGCGCTCGTGGGCCTCGCGGTGCGGCGCAACCCCAAGCGCGCCCAGCTGCTCGTCTCGCGCGTCCTCGCCAAGCACGTGCCCACTCCGCCGGCGGTCGCGCTCGGCGCCGCGCGGCTCCTCGGCGCGGCCGTGGCCCGCGAGCTGGGGCTCGGCCCCGCCGGCGGCGCCGCCCCCGGCCCCCCTCTGGAGGAGGCCGCCCGGGCGCTCCTGGCCCGCCTCGCCGGGGACGCGCCGTCGGACGCGCAGCCCCTCCGCTTGCCCGCGCCGCCCGCCGGCGGCGAGCAGATCGCGACCCTCGGCTACGCCGAGACCGCCACCGGCCTGGGGCACGCCGTCGCCGAGCACCTCGGCTCGTACTACCTCCACTCCACCCGGCTGAGCACGCCCGTACGTCCCTTCGGCGGCTTCGAGGAGGAGCACTCGCACGCGACCGGGCACACCCTCGTGCCCGGCGACCCCACCCGGCTCGCCCGCGCCGCCACGGTGGTGCTGGTCGACGACGAGCTCTCCACCGGCCGCACGGTCCTCAACACGGTGCGGGAGCTGCACGCCGCGTGGCGCCCGCGGACAACGCACGACGCCGGCCCCTCCGGCGCGGCGCCGCCTCGCCGGCGGTACGTGGTCGCCACCCTGGTCGACCTCCGCGGCGCCGAGGACCGCGCCGAGTTCGAGCGGCTCGCCGGGGAGCTCGGATGCGGGCTGACGGTCGTGGCGCTCGGGGAGGGCTCGGTCTCGCTGCCTGCCGACGTCCTCGCCAGGGCCGCGCACTGGCTGGCCGAGTCCCCCGGCCCCGACCTCGCGCGCCCACGGGCTGACCTCACGCGCCCACAGGGGCACCTCGCGCACCCATGGGGTGACCTCGGCGCGGTGCGGAGCGCCCGGTTCGGCGTCGACACGGCGGGCCCGCACGGGGTCCGGCTCGCCGACCTGGCCGCCCCCGCCGCGCGCGCCGCGGCGGCCGCCCTTGCCGGGAAGGGGCTCCCGCGGACGGCCCGGGTCCTGGTCCTCGGCGCGGAGGAGCACCTCGCGCTGCCCCTCGCCGTCGCCGACGCCCTCACCGCCGACTTCCCGGGCACCCTCTTCTCCTCGACCACCCGCTCCCCGGTACACGTCCACGACGAGCCGGGCTACGCGGTCCGCTCGGCGCTCACGTTCTCCTCCCACGACCACGCCCTCGACGGCGCCCCGGGCACCGGCCGCCGCCACGCGTACAACGTCGTGACCGCCGGCGAGCGCTTCGATGCCATCGTCTACGTGCCCGAGCCCGGCACGGCGCCCGAGGACCTCTCCATGGCGGGCCTGCCCGGCACCGGGGCCCACGGCGAGCCCAGTGTCACCGAGGCCCTCGCGCGGGCGGCGGGCACCGTCGTCGTGCTCCACCTCGGGGCCGAGCCGGCGTACCCGGAGCCGCTGCGCGGCGGCACGCACCCCGGGGCGTTCGGCTCGTACCCGCCCGAGGACGTCGGATGGCTGCTCAAGGACCTCTCCGGCGCGCGCCTCGAGGCGCCGGCCCACGAGCGCGAGGCCGCGATCCAGTCCGGCCGGGCGAGCTACGCGGAGTCCCTGCCGCAGGAGTACGAGCCGAGCCCCGAGTACCAGGCCCTCTTCCGCGAGGCGCTCGCGGCGTCCGGCGCGCGGATCGCGCAGGCGGTCGCCGACGTCACCGAGCAGGTCCTCGCCCTGCGCGGGCGGGAGCCGGTGCTCGTCTCGCTCGCCCGGGCCGGGACCCCCGTCGGGGTGCTCATGCGCCGGTGGGCCGCGCACGCCCACGGCCTCGACGTGCCGCACTACACGATGAGCATCGTGCGCGGACTCGGGATCGACGCGAACGCGCTCCGCTGGCTGCTCACCCGCCACCGGCCCGAGCAGATCATGTTCGTGGACGGGTGGACGGGCAAGGGCGCGATCACGCGGGAGCTCGCCGCGGCTCTCGAGGACTTCGCCAACTCGGACGGCGTGCGCCTCTCCCCCGAGCTCGCCGTCCTGGCCGACCCCGGGCAGTGCGTGCGCGTGTCCGGCACGCGCGACGACTTCCTCATCCCCTCCGCGTGCCTGAACTCGACGGTCTCGGGGCTCGTCTCCCGCACGGTGTTCAACCGCGCGCTGATCGGCCCGCACGAGACGCACGGGGCCAAGTTCTACCGCGAGCTCGCGCCGCGGGACGTCTCGAACGAGTTCGTCGATGCGGTGGCGGCGCGCTTCCCCGACATCCGCCCGGGGCTGCCCGGGCCCCTCACGGCGCCGACGTGGGCGGGGTGGGCCGCCGTGGAGCGCATCGCCGCCGAGCAGGGCCTCGGGCCCCTCCGCAGCGCCGTGAACCTCGTCAAGCCCGGCGTCGGGGAAACCACCCGCGTGCTGCTGCGCCGCGTGCCCTGGAAGGTGCTCGCCCGCCCGGAGCTGCTCGCCACGGACGACGCCGGCCGCCTCCTGTGCGGGGACCTCGCCCACGTGCTGCTGCTCGCCGCCCAGCGGGGGTGCCGGTGGAGCCGGCAGAGGGGCTGCCGTACAGCTGCGTGGGGCTCATCCACCCGCGCTTCACGCCCGGCGCGACGGGCGCCGACGGGAAGGCGGTGGCCGATGTCTAGGACGGTGGTGGCGTGCGACCTCGACCGCACCCTCATCTACTCCGCCCGCGCCCTCCACCTCGAGGGCCCTGACCGGGACGCGCCCCGGCTCGTGGTGAGCGAGGTCTACGAGAACGCCCCACTGAGCTACATGACCCGGGCGGCCGAGGACCTCCTGCACGAGCTGCTCGGCCGCGCCGTCCTCGTCCCCGTGACCACCAGGACCCAGGCCCAGTTCGCCCGCGTCCAGCTGCCGGCGACCCCCTACGCGATCACCACCAACGGCGGGGTCCTCCTGCACGGCGGGACGCCCGACGGCGCGTGGTCCGCCCGGGTGCGCGGCGCCGTCGCCCGCGGGTCCGCACCGATCGGCGAGGTTCTGGCACGGGTGTGCGAGAACGCTCCGCCCTGGGTGGACCGGGTCCGGACCGCCGAGGACCTGTTCGCCTACGCGATCGTGGACCGGGCCGCGCTGCCGGCGGGATGGCTGGCGGACCTCTCCGGCTGGTGCGCCGGGCGCGGCTGGGTCGTCTCGCTCCAGGGCCGCAAGCTCTACTGCGTCCCCTCGGCCGTGACCAAGGAGTCCGCCGTCGCCGAGGTCATGGAGCGCGTCGGGGCGAGCGGGCTCGTCGCGGCCGGAGACTCGCTCCTGGACCGGGGCCTGCTCGAGCTGGCCGACCTCCCGCTGCGCCCCCGGCACGGCGAGCTCGAGGACGCCGGATACACCCGGCCGGGGCTGCGGGTGACGGAGAGCGCCGGGGTCCTGGCAGGCGAGGAGATTCTCCGGGCGGCGCTGGAGGCGGCCACGGTCCCCTCGGGCCCTCAGGCGGCGGGGGCCGAGGCGTCCTTGGCCCACTCCTCGGCCATGAGGCGGTAG
- a CDS encoding LLM class flavin-dependent oxidoreductase, with translation MTALSILDLAPVVEGSDVAGALAAATRLARLAEETGYRRLWYAEHHNTDALASSATALLIANAAANTSTLRVGSGGIMLPNHAPLAVAEAFGTLANLYGDRIDLGLGRAPGTDPRTAALLRRGARDDGEGAFAANIRLLAWFFGEQEDDAVSVQLSQGVHAAVARGTHVPLWVLGSSTAGAAIAGQLGLPFAAASHFAPFQLSEAVWTYRQMFNPSAPTAQISEPYVMAGANLMVAPTREEAEFLFTTHQQMFVAIRRGTRGPLRPPVREMDWAPHEEQMATSALRFSAVGTPGEAAEFLRVFAASYGIDEIILTGYAHDPAMRERSYRLMAEEWAKDASAPAA, from the coding sequence GTGACCGCACTTTCCATCCTTGACCTCGCTCCCGTCGTGGAGGGCTCCGACGTGGCCGGCGCGCTGGCTGCCGCGACCAGGCTCGCACGCCTCGCAGAGGAGACCGGCTACCGGCGGCTCTGGTACGCCGAACATCACAACACGGACGCCCTCGCCTCGAGCGCCACCGCGCTGCTGATCGCCAACGCGGCCGCGAACACGTCCACCCTGCGCGTCGGCTCCGGCGGCATCATGCTCCCGAACCACGCGCCCCTCGCCGTCGCCGAGGCGTTCGGCACGCTCGCGAACCTGTACGGCGACCGGATCGACCTCGGCCTCGGGCGCGCGCCCGGGACGGACCCCCGCACGGCGGCGCTCCTGCGCCGCGGCGCCCGGGACGACGGCGAGGGCGCCTTCGCCGCCAACATCCGGCTCCTCGCCTGGTTCTTCGGCGAGCAGGAGGACGACGCCGTGAGCGTGCAGCTGTCCCAAGGAGTCCACGCCGCCGTGGCCCGAGGCACCCACGTCCCGCTGTGGGTCCTCGGAAGCTCGACGGCGGGCGCCGCCATTGCGGGCCAGCTCGGCCTGCCGTTCGCGGCGGCCAGCCACTTCGCCCCATTCCAGCTCTCGGAGGCGGTCTGGACGTACCGGCAGATGTTCAACCCCTCTGCCCCGACCGCGCAGATCTCCGAGCCGTACGTCATGGCCGGTGCGAACCTCATGGTTGCCCCCACCCGCGAGGAGGCGGAGTTCCTCTTCACCACCCACCAGCAGATGTTCGTGGCGATCCGGCGGGGCACCCGCGGGCCGCTGCGTCCGCCGGTCCGCGAGATGGACTGGGCCCCGCACGAGGAGCAGATGGCCACCTCGGCGCTGCGCTTCTCCGCCGTCGGCACCCCCGGCGAGGCGGCAGAGTTCCTGCGGGTCTTCGCGGCCTCGTACGGGATCGACGAGATCATCCTCACCGGCTACGCCCACGATCCCGCGATGCGCGAGCGCTCCTACCGCCTCATGGCCGAGGAGTGGGCCAAGGACGCCTCGGCCCCCGCCGCCTGA
- a CDS encoding WXG100 family type VII secretion target, producing MAIQQGANVAELRGVAKQFDAKANEVDQIKNNLNALINNNIPANWAGRDAEQFKGEWQATGMKSLAKLVEQLRDASRTMNTNATAQEQTSSSLH from the coding sequence ATGGCTATTCAGCAGGGCGCCAACGTTGCCGAGCTCCGCGGTGTCGCGAAGCAGTTCGATGCGAAGGCCAACGAGGTGGACCAGATCAAGAACAACCTCAATGCGCTGATCAACAACAACATCCCGGCCAACTGGGCCGGCCGCGACGCCGAGCAGTTCAAGGGCGAGTGGCAGGCCACGGGCATGAAGTCCCTGGCCAAGCTCGTCGAGCAGCTGCGCGACGCCTCGCGCACCATGAACACCAACGCCACGGCCCAGGAGCAGACCTCCAGCAGCCTGCACTAG
- a CDS encoding Lrp/AsnC family transcriptional regulator, whose translation MVNLTSPEPFQPRRVIRTQQLDRTDRRILLALDEDPRAPIMVLAQRLGLARGTVQSRLERMAASGVLRASSTRVHPEGLGRGVLAEVSAELDQSHINEAVAALRRIPEVLECLAPAGDTDLLIRAVATSPDDLYRVSEEIRLCPGIRRTSTRMILRTVIPYRTTALLEAEDGGDGAPSPAAPAPRRRPLP comes from the coding sequence ATGGTCAATCTGACCAGCCCCGAACCGTTTCAGCCGCGGAGAGTGATCAGAACGCAGCAGCTTGACCGCACCGACCGCCGCATCCTCCTCGCACTGGACGAGGACCCGCGCGCGCCCATCATGGTGCTCGCCCAGCGCCTGGGCCTCGCGCGCGGGACCGTGCAGTCCCGGCTCGAGCGCATGGCCGCGAGCGGCGTGCTCCGCGCCAGCAGCACACGGGTGCACCCCGAGGGGCTGGGCCGCGGCGTCCTCGCCGAGGTCAGCGCCGAGCTGGACCAGAGCCACATCAACGAGGCCGTCGCCGCGCTGCGCCGGATCCCCGAGGTCCTCGAGTGCCTGGCGCCGGCCGGGGACACCGACCTCCTCATCCGCGCCGTCGCCACGAGCCCCGACGACCTCTACCGCGTGTCCGAGGAGATCCGGCTGTGCCCGGGCATCCGGCGCACGTCGACCCGCATGATCCTGCGCACGGTCATCCCGTACCGGACCACCGCGCTCCTCGAGGCGGAGGACGGCGGGGACGGGGCGCCGTCGCCCGCCGCCCCGGCCCCGCGCAGGCGCCCCCTCCCCTGA
- a CDS encoding DUF456 domain-containing protein, translating to MDTSLLAALLCGLALAVSVLGTILPILPGSVLGILALLEWALFGGAGAGGWAVFAIGTVLFTAGMGASYVLTGRRLAARQVPNGSILAATVVAVIGMFTVPVIGLFVGFAVGLLGSEWVRTRDLRAAGASSWAALKALGLGRLAEFAFAAVAATVWVIGAWVHFAAR from the coding sequence GTGGATACCAGCCTCCTCGCGGCCCTCCTGTGCGGCCTCGCCCTCGCCGTGTCGGTGCTCGGCACGATCCTTCCGATACTCCCGGGGAGCGTCCTCGGGATTCTCGCCCTGCTCGAGTGGGCGCTCTTCGGCGGGGCCGGGGCCGGCGGATGGGCGGTGTTCGCCATCGGCACGGTGCTGTTCACCGCCGGGATGGGTGCCTCCTATGTCCTCACCGGGCGCAGGCTCGCTGCCCGCCAGGTGCCCAACGGCTCCATCCTCGCGGCCACCGTTGTCGCCGTCATCGGCATGTTCACGGTGCCGGTCATCGGGCTGTTCGTGGGATTCGCGGTGGGGCTGCTCGGGAGCGAATGGGTGAGGACGCGCGATCTCCGGGCGGCTGGGGCGTCCTCGTGGGCTGCGCTGAAGGCTCTGGGGCTGGGGCGCCTCGCCGAGTTCGCGTTCGCGGCCGTGGCCGCGACGGTCTGGGTCATCGGGGCCTGGGTGCACTTCGCGGCCCGCTGA
- a CDS encoding NAD(P)-dependent malic enzyme, giving the protein MSAEEIFAAHEGGKLSVAVERPLATKRDLSIAYTPGVAQVSRAIAADPALARTHTWASRLVAVVSDGTAVLGLGDIGPSASLPVMEGKSALFKTFGGLDSIPIVLDTTDVDEIVQTLVRIAPSFGAVNLEDVAAPRCFELEARLIEALDMPVMHDDQHGTAVVVLAALTNAATVVGKELSSMRAVIAGAGAAGIAIAEILLASGLTDVVLLDSKGAIHAGRPGLSGLKAEYAARTNPRRVEGGTAEALAGADVFIGVSSSTVPEEDLAGMAEGAIVFALSNPDPEVAPDVAARHAAVVATGRSDFPNQINNVLAFPGIFRGALDAGARRITPAMKLAAARAIAGLALDGLSADYIVPSPLDPRVAPAVTAAVAAAVVPGE; this is encoded by the coding sequence ATCAGCGCCGAGGAGATCTTCGCCGCGCACGAGGGCGGGAAGCTCTCCGTCGCGGTGGAGCGTCCGCTCGCGACGAAGCGGGACCTCTCGATCGCGTACACGCCCGGGGTCGCGCAGGTGAGCCGCGCGATCGCGGCGGACCCGGCCCTGGCCCGGACCCACACCTGGGCCTCGCGGCTCGTGGCCGTCGTCTCCGACGGGACGGCGGTGCTCGGGCTCGGGGACATCGGGCCGTCCGCATCGCTGCCGGTGATGGAGGGCAAGAGCGCGCTGTTCAAGACCTTCGGCGGCCTGGACTCGATCCCGATCGTGCTGGACACGACGGACGTGGACGAGATCGTCCAGACGCTGGTGCGGATCGCGCCCTCGTTCGGGGCGGTGAACCTCGAGGACGTGGCGGCGCCGCGCTGCTTCGAGCTCGAGGCCCGGCTGATCGAGGCCCTGGACATGCCGGTGATGCACGATGACCAGCACGGCACTGCCGTGGTGGTCCTGGCGGCGCTGACGAATGCCGCGACGGTGGTGGGCAAGGAGCTGTCCTCGATGCGGGCCGTGATCGCCGGCGCCGGGGCGGCCGGGATCGCGATCGCCGAGATCCTGCTCGCCTCGGGCCTGACCGATGTGGTCCTGCTCGACTCCAAGGGCGCCATCCACGCCGGCCGGCCCGGCCTGTCCGGGCTCAAGGCCGAGTACGCGGCCCGGACCAACCCGCGCCGGGTCGAGGGCGGGACCGCCGAGGCCCTCGCGGGGGCGGACGTCTTCATCGGCGTCTCCTCCTCGACCGTGCCGGAGGAGGACCTGGCCGGGATGGCCGAGGGCGCGATCGTGTTCGCCCTGTCCAACCCGGACCCCGAGGTCGCCCCGGACGTCGCCGCCCGCCACGCTGCCGTGGTGGCCACCGGCCGCAGCGACTTCCCGAACCAGATCAACAACGTCCTGGCCTTCCCGGGGATCTTCCGCGGTGCCCTCGATGCGGGGGCGCGGCGGATCACGCCGGCGATGAAGCTCGCCGCCGCCCGCGCGATCGCCGGGCTCGCCCTCGACGGGCTCTCCGCCGACTACATCGTCCCCAGCCCCCTCGACCCCCGCGTGGCCCCCGCCGTCACCGCAGCGGTCGCCGCCGCCGTCGTCCCGGGGGAGTAG
- a CDS encoding TetR/AcrR family transcriptional regulator — MLELPHDLVTPAPPPATPRMAARYEQLLDTAAQFATREYPDVDVTEVAHEAGVSSSTAYRYFPSSAHLLLGLHRRQLLELRNRVEDRVAASRTDAQRASALAGAAVELFAMRLAQPAVNSCLDELVVPADHELSALIGEVDELSWSVLGRLAGDAERGRSIVLVVSGLVSAVRTGRLMPYEAEQQLKAACEIVARRRVARAR; from the coding sequence GTGCTCGAATTGCCCCACGATCTGGTGACCCCTGCTCCACCTCCGGCGACCCCGCGCATGGCGGCCCGGTACGAGCAGCTCCTGGATACGGCGGCGCAGTTCGCGACGCGCGAGTATCCCGACGTGGACGTCACCGAGGTGGCCCACGAGGCCGGGGTCTCCTCGAGCACCGCATACCGGTACTTCCCCTCGTCCGCGCACCTGCTCCTGGGCCTGCACCGTCGCCAGCTCCTGGAACTGAGGAACCGGGTCGAGGACCGGGTGGCCGCGTCGCGGACCGATGCGCAGCGGGCCAGCGCCCTGGCCGGCGCCGCGGTGGAGCTGTTCGCGATGCGGCTGGCCCAGCCGGCCGTCAATTCGTGCCTCGACGAGCTCGTGGTGCCGGCGGACCATGAGCTCTCCGCGCTCATCGGCGAGGTGGACGAGCTGTCCTGGTCGGTCCTGGGGCGCCTGGCCGGCGATGCGGAGCGGGGGCGCAGCATCGTGCTCGTCGTCTCGGGGCTCGTCTCCGCGGTGCGGACGGGCCGGCTCATGCCCTATGAGGCGGAGCAGCAGCTCAAGGCGGCGTGCGAGATCGTCGCACGACGGCGGGTGGCCCGCGCCCGCTGA
- a CDS encoding MFS transporter, whose translation MAVPHRPAAAQPGTAVPAEPTTPVRFPWILGVVLVNVGINVAFFGPLQVLLAQQAAAFDPGRKEAIFALVTGAGAAVSMIGNPLAGALSDRTPGRFGRRRPWVLFGAVGGAIGLVALAGAPDVAVMTALWCLVQAGCNAAYAAITAAIPDKVPVTQRGTVGGLASMGITVGILLGAVVAAVVAGSFSLGYVVCAAVLVLGTVVYLVSAGDAALPRGAFRRFSLPAFLGSFWISPRRHPDFAWAWFTKLLVNVGNHMILLYLVYFLTDEVRIEQTTGIAPATGVLILTGIYAVLVIVTSVVGGRLSDRMGRRKPLVILSSCVIAAASLTIGLFPTWAGAIAGASVLGIGYGAYQAVDFALVTQVLPRAEDRGKDLGVINVANSLPQVIAPAIAYPFVAFLGGYVSLYIAAAVIGLLGAVFVTRIRSVA comes from the coding sequence GTGGCCGTGCCCCACCGCCCCGCCGCCGCCCAGCCCGGCACGGCCGTCCCCGCCGAGCCCACCACCCCGGTGCGGTTCCCCTGGATCCTGGGCGTGGTCCTGGTCAACGTGGGGATCAACGTCGCGTTCTTCGGCCCGCTCCAGGTGCTCCTGGCGCAGCAGGCTGCGGCCTTCGATCCGGGCCGGAAGGAGGCCATCTTCGCGCTGGTCACCGGCGCGGGCGCGGCCGTGTCCATGATCGGCAACCCGCTGGCCGGCGCCCTCTCCGACAGGACCCCGGGCCGGTTCGGCCGGCGGCGCCCCTGGGTGCTCTTCGGCGCCGTGGGCGGGGCGATCGGGCTCGTGGCGCTCGCGGGCGCGCCGGACGTGGCCGTCATGACGGCCCTGTGGTGCCTCGTGCAGGCCGGCTGCAATGCCGCCTACGCTGCGATCACCGCCGCCATCCCGGACAAGGTGCCGGTGACCCAGCGCGGCACCGTCGGCGGCCTCGCCTCCATGGGCATCACGGTGGGCATCCTGCTCGGCGCGGTGGTGGCGGCCGTCGTCGCCGGCAGCTTCTCGCTCGGCTACGTGGTGTGCGCGGCGGTGCTCGTCCTCGGGACCGTGGTGTACCTCGTCTCCGCCGGGGACGCTGCCCTCCCGCGCGGCGCGTTCCGCCGATTCTCCCTCCCGGCGTTCCTCGGCTCGTTCTGGATCAGTCCCCGGCGGCACCCGGACTTCGCGTGGGCGTGGTTCACCAAGCTGCTCGTGAACGTGGGGAACCACATGATCCTGCTCTACCTCGTCTACTTCCTGACGGACGAGGTGCGGATCGAGCAGACCACCGGGATCGCCCCGGCCACCGGCGTGCTCATCCTCACCGGCATCTACGCGGTGCTCGTCATCGTGACGAGCGTGGTCGGGGGCCGGCTCAGCGACCGCATGGGCCGGCGGAAGCCGCTCGTGATCCTCTCCTCGTGCGTCATCGCCGCGGCGTCGCTGACGATCGGGCTGTTCCCGACCTGGGCCGGGGCCATCGCGGGCGCGAGCGTGCTCGGCATCGGGTACGGGGCCTACCAGGCCGTCGACTTCGCGCTCGTCACGCAGGTCCTCCCGCGCGCCGAGGACCGCGGCAAGGACCTCGGGGTCATCAACGTCGCCAACTCGCTGCCGCAGGTCATCGCCCCGGCGATCGCCTACCCGTTCGTCGCGTTCCTCGGCGGGTACGTCTCGCTCTACATCGCCGCGGCCGTGATCGGCCTGCTCGGGGCGGTGTTCGTCACCCGCATCCGCAGCGTCGCCTGA
- a CDS encoding GntR family transcriptional regulator: MENVEYAENAAAAGTAPDAGTVPDEAMAAQVYQQIINSIVSGQLEPGQRLRERELSEQYGVSRIPVREAIHRLEQDGFLVTAPRRGAVVRKLTLKDVDELFDLRVLLESFAAARAAERVAEGRADASVLRDTLAAAQAALAAGDAELASDLNASFHDQIIALTDNALLERSIRPLRGLNRWVFGLSVNRPLEVSAREHEGLADAIITGQPHLAQALSEAHVEAGRRPVQEGLAEQLGEQVR, encoded by the coding sequence GTGGAGAACGTGGAGTACGCAGAGAACGCGGCGGCCGCTGGAACAGCGCCGGACGCCGGAACAGTGCCGGACGAGGCGATGGCCGCCCAGGTCTACCAGCAGATCATCAACTCGATCGTGTCCGGCCAGCTCGAGCCGGGCCAGCGACTGCGCGAGCGCGAGCTCTCCGAGCAGTACGGGGTCTCCCGCATCCCGGTGCGCGAGGCCATCCACCGGCTCGAGCAGGACGGCTTCCTGGTCACAGCCCCGCGCCGCGGGGCGGTGGTGCGGAAGCTGACGCTCAAGGACGTGGACGAGCTGTTCGACCTGCGGGTGCTGCTCGAGTCCTTCGCCGCTGCCCGCGCGGCGGAGCGCGTCGCCGAGGGCCGCGCGGATGCCTCGGTCCTCAGGGACACGCTGGCCGCCGCGCAGGCGGCCCTCGCCGCCGGCGATGCCGAGCTCGCCTCGGACCTCAACGCCTCGTTCCACGACCAGATCATCGCGCTCACGGACAACGCGCTCCTCGAGCGGTCCATCAGGCCGCTGCGCGGGCTGAACCGCTGGGTCTTCGGCCTCTCGGTCAACCGGCCCCTCGAGGTCAGCGCCCGCGAGCACGAGGGCCTCGCCGACGCCATCATCACCGGCCAGCCCCACCTCGCCCAGGCGCTGTCCGAGGCCCATGTCGAGGCGGGGCGCCGGCCGGTCCAGGAGGGGCTGGCGGAGCAGCTGGGCGAGCAGGTCCGGTAG